From one Leptospira noumeaensis genomic stretch:
- a CDS encoding DEAD/DEAH box helicase, producing the protein MWSEEQKAIIQSNHLIKQVIAGAGSGKTATMIGLLEEREKNKSILPENTVIVTFTKKATREFKERCEKKGLSNQYHISTFHAFCFHVLKNYDNSKDWSKYKLLSESKKWEITKEILFPLRYLVGGIPFPILFKNDGKYFRELSEDAYESFQSKFKFWKEENYFFEFDDLIFHFLQFLDTNSAQVVKERWKSLIIDEFQDTDEVQLKIIQKMNFESITVVGDDWQAIYGFRGATPKPFLDFPNHFSGVKQYFLSTNYRSKDSIIQASLVPLKPNKDKIPKQVKTFRKEKGIFQIERISETDTKLLEIWKKWYEIDPNTILLTRSNYRKQTWLDFGLPPAQVMTIHSAKGLEFTSVILDLVLGWSEDGEGIDEAEERRILYVGLSRAKDNLVLLIPDKTKPERLADRMSADFSIRNRFRNRTLRWARLW; encoded by the coding sequence ATGTGGAGTGAAGAACAAAAAGCCATCATCCAATCGAATCATCTCATTAAACAGGTGATTGCTGGTGCCGGATCAGGAAAAACAGCCACAATGATTGGGCTTTTGGAAGAAAGAGAAAAAAACAAATCCATCCTTCCTGAAAATACAGTCATTGTTACATTTACGAAAAAAGCCACTCGTGAATTCAAAGAGAGGTGTGAAAAAAAAGGGCTCTCCAATCAGTATCATATCTCCACCTTCCATGCGTTTTGTTTTCATGTTCTAAAGAATTACGATAACTCTAAAGACTGGTCAAAATACAAACTCCTCAGTGAATCCAAAAAATGGGAAATCACCAAGGAAATCCTTTTCCCTTTGCGGTATCTAGTCGGAGGAATTCCCTTCCCCATCCTTTTCAAAAATGATGGAAAATATTTCCGTGAACTTAGCGAAGATGCTTATGAGTCCTTCCAATCAAAGTTTAAGTTCTGGAAAGAGGAAAATTATTTTTTCGAGTTTGATGATTTGATTTTTCACTTCCTCCAGTTTTTGGATACAAATTCAGCACAAGTTGTGAAGGAAAGATGGAAGTCTCTGATCATTGATGAGTTCCAAGACACTGACGAAGTACAACTTAAGATCATACAAAAAATGAATTTTGAATCCATCACCGTTGTGGGTGATGATTGGCAGGCCATTTACGGCTTTCGCGGGGCCACCCCAAAACCATTTTTAGATTTTCCGAATCATTTTTCAGGTGTAAAACAATACTTTTTATCAACTAACTACCGTTCCAAGGATTCCATCATCCAAGCCTCCCTAGTCCCCTTAAAACCAAACAAAGACAAAATTCCGAAACAAGTAAAAACTTTCAGAAAAGAAAAGGGCATTTTTCAGATCGAACGGATCAGTGAAACAGATACAAAACTATTAGAAATTTGGAAAAAATGGTATGAGATAGATCCAAATACAATCCTACTCACCCGCAGTAACTACCGAAAACAGACATGGTTAGATTTCGGCCTTCCACCGGCCCAAGTGATGACAATCCACAGTGCCAAAGGTTTAGAGTTTACTAGTGTCATCTTGGATTTAGTTCTCGGTTGGAGTGAAGACGGAGAAGGAATCGATGAAGCCGAAGAAAGACGCATCCTTTACGTTGGTCTATCCAGAGCAAAAGACAATTTGGTTCTTTTAATCCCAGACAAAACCAAACCAGAACGACTCGCCGATCGAATGAGTGCGGATTTTTCAATCAGGAACCGATTTCGAAATCGTACTTTACGGTGGGCTCGGCTCTGGTGA
- a CDS encoding LA_2486 family SGNH/GDSL-type esterase, producing MKKFFKTLFYLTITLLLSLSLGEGYLRFQNGTDTEEIRYKKFHCLYGFDQIRLCPNRNETFTRADGKTWDIQTNQFGERILSKDTNPIHLWLIGDSMAMGYGLPTNKTPAFYLKSKYKIDVRVIAVDAIGTNGIYQFLKESFDSTIREDHPNKVYWIWNPSDFIDDEREKKGIKKYLYPIHYHLSRNSILYHQFLPSPKANVYTSSGIPILYPKDHITYSNLLKFLNDPIIPKEKLNILFSWGMSRVGTPDTKDPNYEEAKKFFIGQGMKPIDLRTKTEILFNEQKQVYIPGDGHPGPALAELFADAIAKDFLNLP from the coding sequence TTGAAAAAATTCTTTAAAACTTTATTTTATCTAACAATCACGCTTCTCTTAAGTTTATCTCTAGGAGAAGGTTACCTTCGCTTTCAAAATGGAACCGATACGGAAGAGATTCGTTATAAAAAGTTTCATTGTTTGTATGGATTCGATCAAATTCGACTTTGCCCCAATCGGAATGAAACATTTACGAGAGCAGATGGAAAAACTTGGGACATCCAAACAAACCAGTTTGGGGAAAGGATTCTTTCTAAAGATACCAATCCAATCCATCTTTGGCTCATTGGTGACTCCATGGCAATGGGTTATGGCCTACCAACAAACAAAACCCCAGCCTTTTATTTAAAGTCGAAATACAAAATAGATGTGCGAGTCATTGCGGTGGATGCCATTGGCACAAATGGAATCTATCAATTCTTAAAAGAAAGTTTTGATTCCACAATACGGGAAGACCATCCGAACAAAGTCTATTGGATTTGGAATCCATCTGACTTCATTGATGACGAAAGAGAGAAAAAAGGAATCAAAAAATACCTCTATCCCATCCATTACCATCTCAGCAGAAATTCAATTCTTTATCATCAATTTCTACCTTCTCCAAAAGCCAATGTGTACACTTCGTCCGGAATTCCGATCCTATACCCCAAAGACCATATCACTTATTCCAACCTACTCAAGTTTCTAAATGACCCAATCATTCCCAAAGAGAAACTAAACATCCTTTTCAGCTGGGGGATGTCAAGAGTTGGAACTCCCGATACGAAAGATCCCAATTACGAAGAGGCAAAAAAGTTTTTTATAGGCCAAGGAATGAAACCCATCGACCTTAGAACCAAAACAGAAATCTTGTTTAACGAACAAAAACAAGTTTATATCCCAGGAGATGGCCACCCAGGCCCAGCACTTGCAGAACTTTTTGCTGATGCCATTGCCAAGGACTTCTTAAATTTGCCTTAG
- a CDS encoding DUF1343 domain-containing protein, with product MKFLKNISKLSGCKAAILTNQSAFGFNGKYHFQTYAEIFDLKTIFLPEHGLFAELQDQVSGDELKYLFGDMQIVNLYGKEERSLVPPRESLIGLDVIIIDIKDVGSRYYTFLTTAYYILSEISRLKKETGKAPIFLVIDSPNPIGKKVEGTPLQKEFESFVGVTSVLHRHGLTPGGLLSYYNETFHLKVDVVVVPVGVFHPKSISQFEWVPPSPNIPTQSTCFVYPGMCLLEGTNLSEGRGTTKPFETFGAPYLVGKAKEELDKRMDMHQSDDFRLRTLRFLPTFHKYAGTICEGYQLMVLKPKHFHSLYFVLYFLKQLGELFPKEFEYLKGVYEFRSDRPAIELLAGDSVLLDYLYGKLSESSLSEYLDQSERTWMKLTKPYRY from the coding sequence ATGAAGTTTTTAAAAAATATTAGTAAGTTAAGCGGCTGTAAGGCGGCCATTCTCACCAACCAAAGTGCATTTGGTTTTAACGGAAAATACCATTTCCAAACTTATGCAGAAATTTTTGATCTAAAAACTATCTTTTTACCGGAACATGGGCTTTTTGCTGAATTACAAGATCAGGTGAGTGGTGATGAACTCAAATATCTTTTTGGAGATATGCAAATTGTAAACCTCTATGGAAAAGAAGAAAGGAGTCTTGTTCCGCCACGAGAAAGTTTGATCGGATTGGATGTCATTATCATTGATATCAAAGATGTGGGTTCCCGTTATTATACATTTTTAACTACGGCTTATTATATTTTATCTGAGATTTCGCGACTAAAAAAAGAAACTGGGAAAGCACCAATTTTTCTAGTGATCGATTCACCAAATCCAATTGGTAAAAAAGTAGAAGGGACTCCGCTCCAAAAAGAATTTGAATCCTTTGTGGGTGTCACTTCTGTGTTACATAGACATGGGCTCACCCCTGGAGGATTATTATCATATTATAATGAAACCTTCCATTTAAAAGTGGATGTGGTGGTGGTTCCTGTGGGAGTTTTCCATCCAAAGTCTATTTCTCAATTTGAATGGGTTCCACCTTCTCCTAATATTCCCACACAAAGCACTTGTTTTGTGTATCCTGGGATGTGCCTTTTGGAAGGAACGAACCTTTCCGAAGGAAGAGGGACGACAAAACCCTTTGAAACTTTTGGAGCTCCCTATTTAGTTGGTAAAGCAAAAGAGGAATTAGACAAACGAATGGATATGCACCAGTCAGATGACTTTCGTTTGCGAACTTTACGTTTTTTACCTACCTTTCATAAGTATGCAGGTACTATTTGTGAAGGATACCAACTCATGGTATTAAAACCAAAACATTTCCATTCTTTATATTTTGTTTTGTACTTTTTGAAACAACTGGGAGAATTATTCCCCAAGGAATTCGAATATTTAAAAGGTGTGTATGAGTTTCGTTCAGACAGGCCAGCGATTGAACTTCTTGCTGGAGACAGTGTTCTGCTTGATTATTTATACGGCAAATTATCGGAATCTTCGCTCAGTGAGTACTTAGACCAGTCAGAACGTACATGGATGAAGCTCACAAAACCTTATCGATATTAA
- a CDS encoding class I SAM-dependent methyltransferase, translating into MSETEYYRSQSYQEYLLSSHRREVCPPEDVYAFFNWKGLNNIVDFGSGLGFYFNEFRKWFPHVWIWAAECQQEIIDMILRRKLMEGIEQLTPFHMDQSDHPLLPEWVPVPEIIFASLSLSTFPNPGLAMDGLIRSMKSGGRLFIIDWSKTESGFGPKINEKISMDKMKFLAEEYKLEVTKSGRISEHFYGMEVKASSSFIYGYYDLKEEEDEDTAVFKQ; encoded by the coding sequence ATGTCCGAAACGGAATACTACCGTTCCCAAAGTTACCAGGAATACTTACTTTCCAGCCACAGAAGGGAGGTTTGTCCTCCCGAAGATGTGTATGCATTTTTCAATTGGAAAGGCCTAAACAACATAGTCGACTTTGGAAGTGGGCTTGGATTTTACTTCAATGAATTTAGAAAATGGTTTCCCCATGTTTGGATCTGGGCTGCGGAATGCCAACAAGAGATCATCGACATGATCCTTCGGCGGAAACTAATGGAAGGGATCGAACAACTCACCCCTTTTCATATGGACCAGTCCGACCACCCCCTTCTCCCCGAATGGGTTCCGGTTCCAGAAATCATTTTTGCCTCCCTCTCGCTTTCCACATTCCCAAACCCTGGTTTGGCGATGGATGGCCTCATTCGTTCCATGAAATCGGGAGGACGACTTTTTATCATTGATTGGTCAAAAACAGAATCTGGGTTTGGCCCGAAAATCAATGAAAAGATTTCCATGGATAAAATGAAATTCCTAGCGGAAGAATATAAATTGGAAGTCACTAAATCAGGAAGAATTTCTGAACATTTTTATGGGATGGAAGTAAAAGCGAGTTCTAGTTTTATTTACGGATATTATGACCTCAAAGAAGAGGAAGATGAAGATACCGCAGTCTTCAAACAATAA
- a CDS encoding LA_2490 family SGNH/GDSL-type esterase: MIQNWKRWGAIVLFFPLALLALELILRISNPPALRYYRDVKLLHAYHPEYGVTLEPNESRFVRHYADLWQGQFTTNSLGLRGLEEPIPGKPKLVCLGDSLVMGFGVSDEDTFCSILGVSAHNGKDYQSLNLGVDAYGSLGSYKRLKDMSGKIDNIQTVLFFISPNDFTMPEELRAQGILPDDENDALHENDLVYKQNFRIQFELTRVSYLLQALKLAYEQTKVKFAQTKYLVSADTELLTTSPLVYLRETFILPIKQQRCEEKDEFICPTPLQNLNVICSDTPVDPNSLEPLPETTTRAYDLMISLSKEKGYQFVPVILPMQIEEVYCRQLGKYNALGGYAIRAKKYLDSKGIQTLDILPYTDKMCGREFIVAGKTKKAGIQDYYIPGDGHLTKLGNLWAAESVGEALKEIK, encoded by the coding sequence ATGATTCAAAACTGGAAACGATGGGGAGCCATTGTCCTATTTTTCCCGTTGGCGTTACTTGCATTGGAATTGATTTTACGCATTTCCAATCCGCCTGCTTTACGTTACTACCGCGATGTCAAACTTTTGCATGCTTACCACCCAGAATATGGGGTGACTCTAGAACCAAACGAAAGCCGTTTTGTCCGTCACTATGCGGACCTTTGGCAAGGCCAATTCACTACCAATTCTTTAGGTCTTCGAGGACTCGAAGAACCCATTCCAGGAAAACCAAAACTAGTTTGTCTTGGGGATAGTCTTGTTATGGGATTTGGTGTTTCCGATGAAGATACATTTTGTTCGATCCTAGGTGTATCTGCGCACAATGGAAAAGATTACCAAAGCCTAAATTTAGGTGTGGATGCTTACGGTTCTCTTGGTTCCTACAAACGCCTGAAAGATATGTCTGGGAAAATAGATAACATCCAAACAGTTTTATTTTTTATCTCACCTAATGATTTTACGATGCCCGAAGAATTACGTGCACAAGGAATCCTTCCGGATGATGAAAATGACGCGTTACATGAAAATGATTTAGTATATAAACAAAACTTTCGCATCCAATTTGAACTCACAAGAGTATCATACCTTTTGCAAGCACTCAAACTTGCATATGAACAAACAAAGGTCAAATTTGCACAAACCAAATATTTAGTCAGTGCCGATACAGAACTTCTCACTACTTCTCCATTAGTTTACTTACGAGAAACATTTATTCTTCCCATTAAACAACAGAGATGCGAAGAAAAGGATGAATTCATTTGCCCAACTCCTCTCCAAAACCTAAATGTAATTTGTTCTGATACGCCAGTTGATCCAAATTCTTTAGAACCTTTACCAGAAACCACAACTAGGGCTTATGATTTGATGATTTCTCTTTCCAAAGAAAAAGGATACCAGTTTGTGCCTGTTATACTTCCTATGCAAATCGAAGAAGTGTATTGCCGTCAGCTTGGAAAGTATAACGCACTTGGTGGTTATGCCATCCGTGCCAAAAAGTATCTGGATTCCAAAGGTATCCAAACTCTGGACATCCTTCCCTATACTGACAAAATGTGTGGTCGTGAATTTATAGTTGCAGGAAAAACAAAAAAAGCGGGAATCCAAGACTATTACATTCCTGGTGATGGCCACCTAACAAAACTAGGAAACTTATGGGCTGCTGAATCCGTTGGTGAAGCCTTAAAGGAAATCAAATAA
- a CDS encoding DUF6989 domain-containing protein — protein MKPKFLAEEFLLALYFLVFSIVSGFVLYFGESPAGIKLAALTLLFHISFVGFSLGLRWHTPFRIWKFLVPLSIFMVFPDWFLSSTLRILVFPEDGFFKIGTVAGYMAGLWAIPLFVCVYAGIKLEEMSVSIVGTVLWVGIIGLLIFGTSEATMWILGSWYAQDVKMWGHVAYYVLVPEMVLAVTTYLAYQGFSYSSYIIQIAMGFLVMLLYIGNLSFFYLLIEKIL, from the coding sequence ATGAAACCTAAGTTCCTTGCAGAAGAATTCCTGCTCGCGTTGTATTTTTTGGTCTTTAGTATTGTTTCCGGATTTGTTTTATACTTTGGAGAAAGTCCTGCTGGAATCAAACTCGCCGCGCTTACCCTTCTTTTCCACATTAGTTTTGTTGGATTCTCGCTTGGACTTCGGTGGCATACACCCTTTCGGATTTGGAAATTTCTCGTTCCCTTATCTATTTTTATGGTTTTTCCGGATTGGTTTCTTTCAAGCACCTTACGGATATTAGTATTTCCTGAAGATGGATTTTTTAAAATAGGAACAGTTGCTGGATATATGGCTGGTCTTTGGGCCATTCCATTATTTGTCTGCGTTTATGCAGGAATCAAACTCGAAGAAATGTCAGTCTCCATCGTTGGAACGGTTCTTTGGGTTGGGATCATTGGTTTACTTATATTCGGAACTTCTGAGGCCACCATGTGGATACTCGGATCTTGGTACGCACAGGATGTAAAAATGTGGGGACATGTAGCCTATTATGTGTTAGTTCCTGAAATGGTTTTAGCAGTCACCACTTACTTAGCCTACCAAGGATTTTCCTATTCTTCTTATATCATCCAAATTGCTATGGGTTTTCTAGTGATGTTACTTTATATTGGAAATTTATCTTTCTTTTATCTCTTAATTGAAAAAATTCTTTAA
- a CDS encoding LemA family protein: MTRMFRTVFLVSLMATLLTNCGYNRIQELDEEVTASWAEVLNQYKRRSDLVPNLVSAVKGFANQEKEIMTGIAEARAKIGSIQATPELVNNPESLKKFDQAQGQLGSALSRLLMIQENYPQLKSDQHFSDLMAQLEGTENRITVARNRFIKSTKEFNVYIRQFPAVLTAKAFGYDAKATFTVEDEKAIENAPKVEF, translated from the coding sequence ATGACAAGAATGTTTCGAACCGTTTTTCTGGTTTCCTTAATGGCAACCTTATTAACCAACTGCGGTTATAACCGCATCCAAGAGTTGGATGAAGAAGTCACTGCTTCTTGGGCAGAAGTTCTCAACCAATACAAAAGAAGATCTGATTTAGTTCCTAATTTGGTTTCCGCCGTGAAAGGATTTGCGAACCAAGAAAAAGAAATTATGACAGGAATTGCAGAAGCACGTGCAAAAATTGGATCCATCCAAGCAACTCCAGAACTTGTAAACAATCCAGAGAGTTTGAAAAAATTTGACCAAGCACAAGGTCAATTGGGTTCTGCATTATCCAGACTCCTTATGATCCAAGAAAACTACCCACAATTAAAATCAGACCAACATTTTTCTGATTTGATGGCACAGTTGGAAGGAACAGAAAATAGAATCACAGTTGCAAGAAACAGATTCATCAAATCAACAAAAGAATTTAATGTGTACATACGTCAGTTCCCTGCGGTTCTCACAGCAAAAGCTTTTGGTTACGATGCAAAAGCAACCTTTACTGTAGAAGATGAAAAAGCCATTGAGAATGCTCCGAAAGTCGAATTCTAA
- a CDS encoding prephenate dehydrogenase, with protein MNLSKVLIYGMGLMGGSLALAIRRKFSDAEITAVVRSEKSKNTILTKNLADQVFLESEFTSPDWNQYDLVVFSTPVESILKIIPKLPKSGNTIFIDLGSTKETIVAAVESYYGNMIHNYISTHPMCGSEQVGPDAAVSDLYVDKLCILTPPKSASNVSLEWVRSFWEKIGSWTLEMDSKSHDETLAYLSHLPHVISTLLVNVAGANPTTKKEIMGSSKPITGGGFRDMSRIAGSNPDMWISIFKENQSFLRKSIDDLIKQLLEFRDLFGSNGSFEEDKIRKIWELALVNKEEIRKIHEVFKKY; from the coding sequence ATGAATTTATCCAAAGTTTTGATTTATGGAATGGGGCTTATGGGTGGATCCTTAGCCCTCGCCATTCGCAGGAAATTTTCGGATGCAGAAATTACAGCTGTCGTTCGTTCCGAAAAAAGTAAAAATACAATCCTGACTAAAAACCTCGCCGACCAAGTTTTTTTAGAATCGGAGTTCACTTCTCCTGACTGGAATCAATATGATTTGGTGGTCTTTAGCACTCCTGTAGAATCCATTCTGAAAATCATTCCTAAACTTCCCAAATCAGGAAATACCATCTTTATCGATTTGGGATCAACCAAAGAGACCATTGTGGCCGCTGTGGAATCATATTATGGAAATATGATTCACAATTATATTTCTACCCATCCGATGTGTGGATCCGAACAAGTGGGCCCGGACGCTGCCGTCTCCGATTTGTATGTGGATAAACTATGTATACTCACTCCTCCGAAATCGGCATCTAACGTTAGTTTGGAATGGGTTCGATCGTTTTGGGAGAAAATTGGTTCTTGGACTTTGGAAATGGATTCCAAATCTCATGATGAAACTTTGGCTTACTTATCTCATCTTCCTCATGTCATTTCTACTTTGCTTGTGAATGTAGCGGGAGCCAATCCTACAACCAAAAAAGAAATCATGGGATCTTCTAAACCCATTACCGGTGGTGGGTTTCGGGATATGTCAAGGATAGCTGGTTCCAATCCTGATATGTGGATTTCCATTTTTAAAGAAAACCAAAGTTTTTTACGTAAATCAATTGATGATTTGATCAAACAACTGTTGGAGTTTCGGGATCTATTTGGGTCCAATGGTTCTTTTGAGGAAGATAAAATTCGTAAAATTTGGGAATTGGCTCTGGTCAATAAAGAAGAAATTCGAAAGATACATGAAGTTTTTAAAAAATATTAG
- a CDS encoding tetratricopeptide repeat protein: MKFSIQFWMVVLLFSYLPVSADSGFEESRYPTIAKAIHASLLPDKKSIRLDWDPPKQDGEIIVARSSVMIDSPEKLYIADSLGRYKASGANATRVYFDYNLKPGTYYYAIVMVTDVRRREVKLFSNQNYTVVPVHIAEENGTPVVGQNQDFPAFPADAGIQSMVGGVSNITANIERKFVRLNWIPPNGATAGRTLYTVYKSNSPLTSLTLMQKAEKLAELTHPVNTFLDQDLDKSQTLYYGVSVKQAGGEETLPLEDKKSTLRVFYIKQTDKNNAEVIVEDSPKKPKQEVASNETRTDLGSVMHVRGLGYERVGKGAVISWISPEAADETTVYSLYASVKPLNQGSASFGQGSVVKVATVVHPKTNFFIKELKEIDELYFGVTAKSNGIPEDYNLRENVSYFKYDFSKDNLPPEEPNVVAESHPKKEPEKSEVYKNEHSVQPTETLPPRENSEPVNDFKEETAATVNYDLGQTDLNQIIKETVIRKKYETAVYRLEEYLKYESNGYLRGKAMFFLGVSALKTGDTKKALKCFLKRETKSYSPSRVEFWTNQTLSQVGRGNL, from the coding sequence ATGAAGTTCTCGATTCAATTCTGGATGGTTGTACTGCTATTCTCTTATCTTCCTGTTTCGGCAGATTCTGGGTTTGAGGAAAGCCGTTATCCAACGATAGCAAAAGCAATCCACGCCAGCCTTCTACCTGATAAAAAATCGATTCGTTTGGATTGGGATCCGCCCAAACAAGATGGTGAAATCATTGTAGCTCGTTCCTCTGTGATGATTGATAGCCCTGAGAAATTATACATTGCTGATTCGCTCGGTCGTTACAAAGCCTCTGGCGCCAACGCAACCCGAGTATATTTTGATTACAACTTAAAACCGGGTACTTATTACTATGCAATCGTTATGGTAACGGATGTTCGCCGTAGAGAAGTAAAACTATTTTCAAATCAAAATTATACTGTGGTTCCTGTTCATATCGCCGAGGAAAATGGAACTCCAGTTGTGGGCCAGAATCAAGATTTCCCTGCTTTTCCTGCCGATGCCGGGATCCAATCGATGGTGGGTGGAGTGTCCAATATTACCGCCAATATCGAAAGAAAATTTGTACGTTTGAATTGGATACCACCAAACGGGGCGACTGCGGGACGAACTTTGTATACTGTTTACAAGTCAAATTCTCCTTTAACCAGTTTGACTCTCATGCAAAAAGCAGAAAAATTGGCAGAACTTACCCATCCTGTGAATACATTTTTAGATCAGGATTTAGATAAATCTCAAACCTTGTATTACGGAGTTTCCGTCAAACAAGCTGGAGGTGAGGAAACACTTCCATTAGAAGATAAAAAGTCTACTTTACGTGTGTTTTATATCAAACAAACGGATAAAAATAATGCGGAAGTCATTGTCGAAGATTCTCCTAAAAAACCAAAACAAGAAGTGGCATCCAATGAGACACGTACTGATTTAGGTAGTGTGATGCATGTTCGTGGCCTTGGTTACGAACGTGTAGGCAAAGGGGCTGTGATTAGTTGGATTAGTCCAGAAGCTGCTGATGAAACTACAGTATATAGTTTGTATGCATCGGTAAAACCTTTAAACCAAGGATCCGCGTCGTTTGGGCAAGGTTCGGTTGTGAAGGTGGCAACCGTAGTACATCCAAAAACAAACTTTTTTATCAAAGAATTAAAAGAAATCGATGAACTCTATTTTGGGGTTACTGCCAAATCCAATGGAATTCCAGAAGATTATAATTTAAGAGAAAACGTATCTTATTTTAAATATGATTTTTCTAAGGACAATCTCCCACCAGAAGAACCAAATGTGGTAGCAGAGTCTCATCCTAAAAAAGAACCAGAAAAATCAGAAGTATATAAAAACGAACATTCTGTACAACCTACAGAAACCTTACCGCCCAGAGAAAATTCAGAACCTGTGAATGATTTTAAAGAAGAAACTGCGGCAACGGTAAACTATGATTTAGGGCAAACAGATCTAAATCAAATCATCAAAGAAACAGTCATTAGAAAAAAATATGAAACGGCAGTGTATCGTTTGGAAGAATATTTGAAATACGAGTCCAATGGATACTTAAGAGGGAAAGCAATGTTTTTCCTGGGTGTGAGTGCATTAAAAACTGGTGATACAAAAAAAGCCTTAAAATGTTTTTTAAAAAGGGAAACAAAATCCTATTCTCCGTCAAGGGTAGAGTTTTGGACGAATCAGACCTTGAGTCAGGTGGGTAGAGGGAATTTATGA
- a CDS encoding MBOAT family O-acyltransferase — MLFNSVHYLIFAPVVILVYFLIPKRFQGLWLFIVSLYFYAIFRIPFLILLVFSFVVTKLAVDYMERASSKPKKLFWLNVAVWSNLSLLFVFKYLDFSITVWNQTFSLTPCDPEFVQKSGILLPMGISFFTLQAVSYAVDVYRGVVERAKSIFHFGLFLAFFPQLVAGPILRASDVLHQFLDSKDFTKENLKQGLKQLFWGIFKKTFIADPVSYVIDPMYANPTEYNWIAMWIAAFLFAVQIYCDFSGYSDIAIGTARILGFHIPKNFDRPFLSGTLTELWRRWHISFSSWLRDYVYITLGGNRRGEIMAYVNLFITTFVSGIWHGADWTFVLWGTLHSTMMVVEKFVFKFETMRNAWNRVPRSIQPLYPVGVFVLSCFFFRAKATPEVPTGMGITKIMLERAFTGAGGIFPQMSVSLVILIGFLFLVDILQDKKEDRFAFITDNLYFLIPTCILLYITSFIIYSVTVSSPFLYFQF, encoded by the coding sequence ATGCTTTTTAATTCTGTTCACTATTTGATATTTGCGCCCGTCGTGATCCTTGTTTATTTTTTAATCCCTAAAAGATTTCAAGGACTCTGGTTATTCATTGTTAGTTTGTATTTTTATGCAATTTTTAGAATTCCATTCCTGATTTTACTGGTATTCTCCTTTGTTGTCACAAAACTAGCTGTCGACTATATGGAACGAGCTTCCTCTAAACCAAAAAAGCTTTTTTGGTTGAATGTGGCTGTTTGGAGTAATTTAAGTTTACTATTTGTATTTAAGTATTTGGACTTTTCCATTACCGTTTGGAACCAAACCTTTTCACTCACTCCTTGTGATCCAGAATTTGTACAAAAGTCAGGGATCCTTCTCCCGATGGGGATTAGTTTTTTCACCTTACAAGCTGTATCCTATGCAGTCGATGTATATAGAGGTGTAGTAGAAAGAGCCAAATCCATTTTCCACTTTGGGCTATTTTTGGCTTTTTTCCCACAACTAGTGGCAGGCCCCATCTTACGTGCAAGTGATGTCCTTCACCAATTTTTAGATTCCAAAGACTTTACAAAAGAAAATCTAAAACAAGGCCTCAAACAACTGTTTTGGGGAATTTTTAAAAAGACCTTCATTGCTGATCCTGTTTCTTATGTGATTGATCCCATGTATGCCAATCCCACCGAATACAATTGGATAGCGATGTGGATAGCTGCCTTTTTATTTGCAGTGCAAATCTATTGTGATTTTTCTGGATACTCAGACATCGCCATTGGAACTGCAAGGATACTCGGATTCCATATTCCGAAAAACTTTGATCGCCCATTTTTATCAGGTACACTGACTGAACTGTGGAGGCGTTGGCATATTTCCTTTAGTTCTTGGTTACGCGACTACGTCTACATCACTCTCGGTGGAAATAGACGCGGTGAGATTATGGCCTATGTGAATCTTTTTATCACTACTTTTGTATCCGGAATTTGGCATGGTGCCGACTGGACATTTGTTTTGTGGGGAACACTTCACTCGACAATGATGGTGGTTGAAAAGTTTGTCTTCAAATTTGAAACGATGAGAAATGCCTGGAATCGTGTGCCACGTTCTATCCAACCACTGTATCCAGTAGGTGTGTTCGTATTGTCTTGTTTTTTCTTTAGAGCCAAAGCCACTCCTGAAGTTCCAACAGGAATGGGTATCACCAAAATCATGTTAGAACGTGCTTTTACCGGTGCGGGCGGGATTTTTCCTCAAATGAGTGTGAGTTTAGTGATCCTCATCGGATTTTTGTTCTTGGTAGATATCCTCCAAGATAAAAAAGAAGATAGGTTTGCCTTTATCACGGACAATCTATACTTCCTTATTCCGACTTGTATCCTACTCTACATCACTTCGTTTATCATTTACAGTGTGACGGTATCGAGTCCATTCCTCTACTTTCAATTCTAA